AGGCCCGGGACACCTGGTCCAGCCTGTCCTCGTCCGCCGGGAGGGCGTGTTCCAGAGGCTCCATCTCCATGACGGTAGATTCAAGGTCCGGGGAAGAAAGCTCTTCCCAGAGCGCGAGATTTCTGGAGACGCGGTCAAAGGTCTCCACGAGCGCGGGGTCGAACCAGGTTCCCCGGCGTTTGCGGATTTCCTCGATGGCACGTCCGGGCGTTCCATCATAGGAAAACACATCCGCGACCTGGGACAGGAGCGCGATGCGCGAAAGAAGCGGGATTTCCTCTTCCCTCAATCCCCTGGGACGTCCTTTCCCGTTCCAGTGTTCATCAAGGCATCGAATGCCGTGGGCGATCTCGTCGTTGAACCCCATTTCCGTGGCGATGGACGCTCCGCGTTCACAGCGGGCCATGAACATCTCGGTGGCCAGATCTTCGCCATGCATCGCGAGATTCACGATCTTCCCGATTTTCTCCCGCAAGGGGTGTCCCATCGCGGTGTTCGTAAAAACGAACTTCGCGACCTGAAGAAGGCTGTCGGTGTCGACCGACTTGAAGTTTTTCTTGGTGATCCGGTCGTCGGAGGAGTAGAGTTCGAACAGACGGGCGGCATTGCTGCTGCAGCCGGCGTCTTTCAGGAGAATGGCATAGAAAAGATTCCAGAGATCCCGGGAAGACAGGTTCAGGTGTCGGCCGATTTCCATCCCGATCCGGCAGGACCGGAGACAGTGTCCCGGGGGCTGACCTTCCGTCATGTCGAGCGCATACGTAAAAGAGGCGACCACCTCCGAAAACCGGACGGCTCGGCCCGTTTTGAAAGAATTGTCCGGACGAACTCCGGTTTTTTCCAGATCTTCCATCCTGACCTCCGATCGGAATCCGATCCTGATGCCATTCTCAACGGAGAGGGGTTCGAGGTCAACCCGAACAAAGGATCCTTCTTTCTGGGAAATCCGGATCCGGCGTGCTAAAATCCCGAAAATTCGCATCGTCCGGACACGGTCGGCGGAGGTTTTTCATGGAAAAATCGTCTCGGCAGTGCGACATGGGGAACCGGAAAACAGAAATCCGGGTCGCCTGTGCCGTCCTCGTGCGGGAGAGACAGGTTCTGGCGGCCCTGAGGGGGAACGGACTCCACGCTGGAAAGTGGGAGTTCCCCGGGGGGAAAATCGAGGCGGGAGAGACGCCGGAGAGGGCGCTGGTCCGGGAACTCCGGGAGGAACTGGGGATCCGGGTGCCGGCGGAAAATCCCCTGACGCCGGTTCGTCATCGTTATGGATCCGGGCCGGAGGTGGTCCTCTATCCCTTTCTGATCCCCGCCGGGAATGTCTCTCCTGTGTTGAATGTTCATGCAGCTGTCCGTTGGGTGAGCCTGGACGATCTGGAAAGCCTGGACTGGCTGGAAGGGGATTATCCTATTCTGGAGGAAGTACGCCGTGTCCTCGCCTGAAGAGGATCCGCTGTCGCCGGGCCTCTATGAGCGTCTGGGCGACCGGGTTTCCGTCGATTCGGAGGAACTGCCCTTTCTGTTGTCCCGTTATCTGGAAAAACGACTTCTTTCGGCACTTCGTACTTTGTCCGGGGAATCTCCGGACAACCTGCGCATCGCATTTGCCAACCGGATTCTCGCACTGATGGCCGCCTCTTCCGGCGAGTCTCCCCCGGAACTTTTCTCTCCCGCGGCGATGCTTGTGTCGGTGCCTCCGGTTTCGTCCGGAGGGTTCTCCGTTTTGGAGCCTCCCCTCACCGGTTTGTCCGAAAGCACGCTGTTGACCGGTGCGCCGGATGATCCTTCTCTCGCCAGCGAGCTGGACAAAGAAATCCGGTCGGCCGACCGGATCGATATACTGACGGTCCCATCAGGGGAGCCGTCCGATGACCGTGATCTGGGAATTGGCCTATCCCCTCCCGGCGCATCTTTTTCGGGAAAGCGCCCGGCTGGGGGTCCGGATGTAAGGGCTATTCCGACACAAAACCCACGGTTTCGTGGGATCCGTCGCAGAAGGGCTTGATCTGCGAGGCTCCGCACCGGCAGAGATGGTGGGCCATGCCTTCCGTTTCCGTCACGTTGCCGTCGGCGTCTTCGATCCGGACCGGCCCCCGGACTTCGTAGGGACCGTCTTTCAGACACAGAATCTTACGGTTCATGAGATTCTCCCTCCGTGTGTGTGTTCTGCCCCGAGGAAGCGGCCCCGCCGACGGTGATCCGGAAGTTCCGGGCGTCGGTCCACCATCCGACGGGATTTTCCAGGAGTCCCGAAGACGGTCCGGCGTGGACGCCCCTTTGGATCAGAAGGAAAAATTGTCCGAGACGGTCGTCGACGGTGAGGACCCGAACGGTCGTTCCCGGTCGGAGCCACCGGACTTGACCCTGTTTTTCAAGCGGTTTTAAGAGATCGGTCCTGCCGGCGACATATGCCTGCCACCCTTCGGTCAGACTTTGGACGGAGCGTCCCAGAAGGACGGGGACCCGCTCGTCGTCGGGATTGAAAAGTTGCCCGGATTCCCCCGCGAAGATTTCGCCGGCGGGAGGATAGTAGCTGACAGGTGCTTTCTGACGGTGACTGCATCCGGCGAGAACGATCCCCAGCAAAAGGATCGTCCTTGTCATTCTGGCGTGCATTCTCTTTCCCCCGGCGGAAAGACACAAGAAGTCCGGATTCTGTCCGAGGATGTTACCGCGCATCCTCCAGGTGGATCGCCCGGGTTCTGTTCCGCCCTTCTTTTTTGGCCAGATAGAGGGCCTGGTCGGCCAGGTTGTAAAACCGGTCGAACTGCTCTTCGGAGTCCAGGCGTCCGGCGGAAAGGCCGACGCTGATGGTCATCCCCTGACCGGACGGTTCGGTCTCGGAAGAGGTACCCAGGACTTCTTTTTCGATCCGGGTCCGGATCTCCTCCGCAATGGCAACGATTTCTTCCAGATTTTTCCGGGGAAACATCACCAGAAATTCGTCCCCGCCCCATCGGGAAAAGACGGCGTTCGACCCGTCGAGAAGGCCGTTCACGAGGCCGGCGATCCGTTTGAGGACCAGATCTCCCTGGTGGTGCCCCTGACGATCGTTCAATTGCTTGAAATGATCCAGATCGAAGATCAGAAGGACGATGTCCATGCCGACCGAAGAGCCGATCCGTTTCTGGAACCCTCTCCGGTTGAGGGTTCCGGTGAGCGGGTCGAGACTTGCCTCGATGCTGGAACTCATCAGGAGCTTGTGGGCTTCCTGAAACTCTTCCCCGATGGTCCTGAACCGGTCAAGAAGTGTTTTCGACTGCTGGACGATATCCAGAAAAATCGGTTTCGCTTCTTCGAGGCTTTTGACGGTGTTAAAACGTTCGAGACTTTTTTCCAGGCGAACGGACGTCTGGTTGATCAACAGATGCGCCTGGGTGATGATCTCGTTCAGCTGGTTGACGGTTTGGTTGATTTCCTGTTTCCGGTGGCGGACTTCCTGCGAAAGAACCCTGTTCCGGGCGATCGTCTCATCGAGGATCCGGTCCATCTCGATGTCGACGCCGGTCTCGGACAGAAAGATCGTCCGGGGGAGAAAGCTCCGGAGTTCCTCGACCTGTTTTCCGGTCCAGTCGTCTTCGTCGAGGTAGGAAAAAATCCCGACGAGATCGAGCATTTTTTCCAGCAGACCGTCGGAGTGCAGACCCGCGTGGCGGGCATAGAACCGCGCGTAATGAAAAGGGGTCGGTGCCTTTTTTTCCCGAGCGAGATCCTGGAGCGTCCGACGAGCGATCTCTCCGGCGTTTTTCGTTTCGGTCGAGGATTCCGAATCCACGTCGAGTCCCTTTCGATCGTGTTGGGTTCCGGTCTCTCAAAATCGCGTTGACGTGATGCGCATGATTCTACCGGGTTTAGACTCTGGAATCCATAGAAAAGGATTTTTTCTATCCGATGGTAAAATGAAGAGGCGGGAAGAATGCGGCGCACTTCTTGATCAGGGAGAGGAAAAAATGAAAACTCTTTTGCATCCGATGTTTTTGTCTGTTTTCAGAAAAAGTCCATATCTTGTGTTTATTTTCTTAGCGGCCTGCCATTCTTCGGGAGGCGGGGGAGGAGGAATGGGCGGCTATTGAGTGTTTGAAGGAGTTCCGTCCGGCCCGGTGAGAAACCGGGCTGATCGGGACAATGGCTGTACGGTGACGGGAGGGAGGAACGGATGAGCCGAATCATGGAGGAAGTTCTGTCTGCGAACAACCGGTATGTCGAGGCATTCGGAGAGAAAGGGACACTTGCCCTGCCTCCCAAACGGCAGTTCGCGATTTTGACCTGTATGGATGCCCGGATCGATCCGGCGAAAATGGCCGGTTTGTCCGAGGGAGATGCCCATGTCATCCGGAACGCCGGTGGCCGGGCCAGCGACGATGCCATCCGGAGCCTTGTCATCTCCTACAAGCTCCTGGGAACGAAGGAGTGGTTTGTCGTGCATCATTCGGATTGCGGGATGCTCTTGTTCGATGACGAGGTGATGCGGGGACTCTTGTCGAAGAGTCTGGAGACGGCGAAGATCACCCCCAGGGGGTGGGAGGATGTCGGAAAGGGGCCGGGATCGGACGAAGGCCGATACATTAATTTTCTGTCTTTTCACCACCTGGAAGACAGTGTTACGGAAGATGTCCGGCGTATTCGACGTCATCCCCTCGTTCCGGGGCGGATCCCCATTTACGGTTTCACCTACGATGTGAAAACCGGAAAACTTGTGGAGGTGGCGGAGGCGATGAAGGCGGGAAAAGCCGTCTGATGAAGAGAGACGGACCGGTTTTTCATCCATCGGTTCGGACAGAAAGCCGCAGGAGGCGGTCGTTTTCCGATCGCCTCTTTCCCGGGCGGTCGACGTGGATGTTGAAAGGAGTTTTTTATGAAGAGGGTGGTTGTTGTCGGTGCGGGGTTCGGCGGGTTGGCGGCGGCGCGGGCGCTCCGGGAACGGGGTCCGAAGGAGATGGACATTCTCCTCATTTCGCCGAAGCCCGAGCTCCTCTACTACCCCGGACTGATCTGGATCCCCACCCGTTTGCGGTCACCCGACGATCTTCGGATTCCTCTCGGACGATTTCTGGACAAATACCGGATCCGGCACATCCCGGAGACGGTGACCGGTCTCAAGGATCAGGGTCGTACTGTGCTGACCGACAAGGGACAGTATGTGAACGATGCCCTCCTGATCGCGACCGGATCGGCGTCTCTTCGGAAGCTTCCGGGGATCGAACACAGCCGGTCGATCTGCCAGGGGATCGCGGACGCGGTCGACATCCGCGACCGGATCGCCGCGCTGACATCCGGGACGATCGCGCTGGGATTTGCCGGCAACCCCCAGGAGCCGTCCGCCGTCCGGGGCGGCCCCGTCTTCGAGCTTCTGTTCGGCCTTGATACCTGGCTCCGGAAAACGGGACGGAGGGACAGGATTGCGCTCACGTTTTTCAGTCCGGCCGCGGAACCGGGAAATCGCCTCGGTCCAAAGGCCGTCAAGAATCTCCTGGCGGAAATGGCCCGGAGAAACATTCCGACCCATCTGGGTTCCAGGCTTCAGGCCTTTTCCGCCGAGGGCGTCTCGACGGAAGGGGAGAAGTTTCCGGCGGACCTGATCGTTTTCACCCCCGGTCTCAGAGGACCGGAATGGCTGTCTGAAACCGGCCTTCCCCTGTCGCCGGGGGGGTTTATCCGGGCCGAACGGACATGTCAGGTCGAAGGGTGGCCCGGAACCTTCGTGGCCGGGGACTGCGGGTCCTATCCCGGGCCGGACTGGATGCCAAAACAGGGCCATTCGGCGGATCTCCAGGCCGAAACGGCCACGGGAAACATCCTGGACTTTCTCAAAGGACGGAAGGGAATCCGGACGTTCCGGGTCGAACTGGTCTGCGTCGTGGACAGCTTCGATTCCGGGACCCTGGTCTACCGGACCCCGACCCGGAATGTCCTCCTCCAAAATCCCCTCTTCCACCACGCCAAAGCGTATTTCGAACGGAGATACCTCGCCCGGTACCGGTAAAAAGGCCGGTCACAGGGCTCGTGTTCGCAAGACTCTTCGTCATTGTTCATGAGTGCTGAAGCAGCGAGCGGGCCCGGTCCGGCGGAGAGGTCCGGCTTCAGTTTCCGGTGCCATAGAGAAAATAGCCATTCTCCGATGTAGAGGAAATATACTCGAGGCCGATCGTTTGTCCAGTCGTTTGTCCGCTTGATTGAGCAGAGAGAAAAGCCGGAAAACCCGCGTCGAAATATCCGGACATCGGTCCTCCCAGGGAGGAAAAATCCTGGTTTCCGGTGGAAAAGAGCGTTTCTGCGCTTTCGATGGAGAAGTGGAGGGTCACTGAGGTATTCGTATTGGTGCCTGTCAATGTGGCGGACTGTCCGGTTGCCGTTCCGCAGAAAAACCCCGTCAAAGAAGAGGAGGAAGAACATGTGGGAATGGTCGGGTTGTCGATGAAGAACCCGTTGGACCCGCTGTCGAAAAAGGCTTTGAGGCTGGAGTTCCCGTTGTAGCTTGCTGTAATCATGGCATTAACGTTGGTTTCGAGTTCGGAGAGGCCCGATACGCCCCCCGTGCCGAACGTCAGCAGGCCGGATACCGTTGGTGCTCCCTGGGTCGGAGAGACTGTCGGAAAATTCGAGAGAAGAACGCCGTTGTTTTCTGGCGCTTCCAAAAGAAAGACCGGATTCTGGACCATCAGGGTCGTGGAAATCGTCGTGGGTCCGATACCATTTTCATAATACAGGCCGTCGTCGTCCTGGGGAAACAGGAGGCCCAGAATGCCGTTGAAGGTGGGTTCAAACGGGGCAGAGCTATTAAACGCAGTGACGCAGGATGACGGGGCGGGGATCTGGGAGTCTGAAATCTGGACGGGGACGGTGACGGTCTGCTGAGCCAAGGTGACAGTGGCTTTGACGACCGGCCCGTAGTTGTAGCCGCTCACAAATCCATAACATTCGGTGATTGGCCCGTTTTCGGACTCCTGGGGGAGCTCGGAAGCGATGGACAGGGTGTGGGACAGGCGGAGGCCGGTCGATCCGATGTCCACCAGGATATTGGGGACATCCTTGCAGGTGGATGTCTTGGGAACGCAGATGGTCAGCGTCACGACCGGGGTGTTGACCGCCCCCTGGCAGGTGGATTGGTAGACGGCGATCTGATTGGAGGCCGGGGTCTGGGTTGACGGGGGTGTTCCACCGGTGCAGACCGCTTCCGGCGGGGAAGACGAAGGCACTCCTCCTCCTCCGCAGCCAGACAGGAGGAGAAAACCGGTCCCCAGGAAAAACGCACGCAGGATTTTTTGGACGGGGGGCCGTTTCATGGGTTCACGGTGTCATGGGGCCAGGACCCGGATCTGGTCCGTCCTGAAACCGGGGGGAAGCCGGGCGGGGACCCAGGCGTTCCCCGCACGGAACCGGGCGGTGCCGATGACGCGCAGTTTCAAATCCGGTGTCTGGACAAGCAGCTGATGGCGGTAGGGAGAGAGATTTTTTTGGGGGACGCGGGTGATTTTGTCTCCCAGAAGCACCGACAGATCCGGTGGAAGGGAGCCTTCCCAGGCGACGGCGAAGATCGTTCCGCCGGTGTCGAAGAATTCGCGAACTGTCAAGGTTTTCCGGCCGTTCATGGACAAGGGCGAGGTGGCGGGCAGGGTCAGCGTGACGGTCGAATATCCGTTTTCGTTGGTCACGGGACCCGCAACGAGCCCCAGTTTTTGGGCGTCCGCGGCGATCTGGGTCCGGTTTCCGTCGAGCCCCGCCCGAGCGTTTCCGGGCAGGACGAAAAACAGACAGAGGAGAACCCTGGCGATGGACAGGACGATGCGACGTTTTTTCTTCACGGTCAGAGCATTCCTTCAAGAGAGACTTTTTGCCGAAGATGTCTCGTCTTCAGGAATACGCAAGACGATCCGTTCTGCCACGCCGGACGGCCGGGACTTGCGTGTTCCCAAAGAGGCAAACGGTCGTTGATGATCAGGGACGGTCCGGAAAAGGCGCCGGCTTTCCGTACAGATACCCCTGTTGCCAGAAGTAGCCCATCTGTTTCAGGACAAGCGCTTCTTCCGGTTCTTCCACCCCTTCGGCCAGACAGGTGGCCCCCGTTTCCCGGGCCGCATCGTAAATTTGCCTGGCTTTTTCCTGTTTGTCCGGATGATTGTGGACACCGGACACCCATTTCCGGTCGAGCTTGATGATATCCGGCTCCAGGAAGCGGAGCCGCTCGATCGTGTTGTACCCTTCCCCGACATCGTCGAGCGCATA
The sequence above is drawn from the Leptospirillum ferriphilum ML-04 genome and encodes:
- a CDS encoding HD-GYP domain-containing protein, whose product is MEDLEKTGVRPDNSFKTGRAVRFSEVVASFTYALDMTEGQPPGHCLRSCRIGMEIGRHLNLSSRDLWNLFYAILLKDAGCSSNAARLFELYSSDDRITKKNFKSVDTDSLLQVAKFVFTNTAMGHPLREKIGKIVNLAMHGEDLATEMFMARCERGASIATEMGFNDEIAHGIRCLDEHWNGKGRPRGLREEEIPLLSRIALLSQVADVFSYDGTPGRAIEEIRKRRGTWFDPALVETFDRVSRNLALWEELSSPDLESTVMEMEPLEHALPADEDRLDQVSRAFGKIIDAKSPYTYGHSQRVGDFTYALSKELGLPEDRCRWVRRGGFLHDVGKLGISNTILDKPGRLSGEEYEMVKNHARYTEEILVRIGVFRELSFIAGAHHERLDGGGYPRGLRAEKIPVETRIITIADIFDALTEERPYRKALSDDQAFSIMEDMRDTALDSRILDLFLDWRKSRSPSKTTTDDTLSGKHV
- a CDS encoding (deoxy)nucleoside triphosphate pyrophosphohydrolase produces the protein MEKSSRQCDMGNRKTEIRVACAVLVRERQVLAALRGNGLHAGKWEFPGGKIEAGETPERALVRELREELGIRVPAENPLTPVRHRYGSGPEVVLYPFLIPAGNVSPVLNVHAAVRWVSLDDLESLDWLEGDYPILEEVRRVLA
- a CDS encoding DNA or RNA helicase of superfamily II → MSSPEEDPLSPGLYERLGDRVSVDSEELPFLLSRYLEKRLLSALRTLSGESPDNLRIAFANRILALMAASSGESPPELFSPAAMLVSVPPVSSGGFSVLEPPLTGLSESTLLTGAPDDPSLASELDKEIRSADRIDILTVPSGEPSDDRDLGIGLSPPGASFSGKRPAGGPDVRAIPTQNPRFRGIRRRRA
- a CDS encoding CDGSH iron-sulfur domain-containing protein produces the protein MNRKILCLKDGPYEVRGPVRIEDADGNVTETEGMAHHLCRCGASQIKPFCDGSHETVGFVSE
- a CDS encoding GGDEF domain-containing protein: MDSESSTETKNAGEIARRTLQDLAREKKAPTPFHYARFYARHAGLHSDGLLEKMLDLVGIFSYLDEDDWTGKQVEELRSFLPRTIFLSETGVDIEMDRILDETIARNRVLSQEVRHRKQEINQTVNQLNEIITQAHLLINQTSVRLEKSLERFNTVKSLEEAKPIFLDIVQQSKTLLDRFRTIGEEFQEAHKLLMSSSIEASLDPLTGTLNRRGFQKRIGSSVGMDIVLLIFDLDHFKQLNDRQGHHQGDLVLKRIAGLVNGLLDGSNAVFSRWGGDEFLVMFPRKNLEEIVAIAEEIRTRIEKEVLGTSSETEPSGQGMTISVGLSAGRLDSEEQFDRFYNLADQALYLAKKEGRNRTRAIHLEDAR
- a CDS encoding beta-class carbonic anhydrase; protein product: MSRIMEEVLSANNRYVEAFGEKGTLALPPKRQFAILTCMDARIDPAKMAGLSEGDAHVIRNAGGRASDDAIRSLVISYKLLGTKEWFVVHHSDCGMLLFDDEVMRGLLSKSLETAKITPRGWEDVGKGPGSDEGRYINFLSFHHLEDSVTEDVRRIRRHPLVPGRIPIYGFTYDVKTGKLVEVAEAMKAGKAV
- a CDS encoding NAD(P)/FAD-dependent oxidoreductase, which gives rise to MKRVVVVGAGFGGLAAARALRERGPKEMDILLISPKPELLYYPGLIWIPTRLRSPDDLRIPLGRFLDKYRIRHIPETVTGLKDQGRTVLTDKGQYVNDALLIATGSASLRKLPGIEHSRSICQGIADAVDIRDRIAALTSGTIALGFAGNPQEPSAVRGGPVFELLFGLDTWLRKTGRRDRIALTFFSPAAEPGNRLGPKAVKNLLAEMARRNIPTHLGSRLQAFSAEGVSTEGEKFPADLIVFTPGLRGPEWLSETGLPLSPGGFIRAERTCQVEGWPGTFVAGDCGSYPGPDWMPKQGHSADLQAETATGNILDFLKGRKGIRTFRVELVCVVDSFDSGTLVYRTPTRNVLLQNPLFHHAKAYFERRYLARYR
- a CDS encoding DUF3443 family protein → MPSSSPPEAVCTGGTPPSTQTPASNQIAVYQSTCQGAVNTPVVTLTICVPKTSTCKDVPNILVDIGSTGLRLSHTLSIASELPQESENGPITECYGFVSGYNYGPVVKATVTLAQQTVTVPVQISDSQIPAPSSCVTAFNSSAPFEPTFNGILGLLFPQDDDGLYYENGIGPTTISTTLMVQNPVFLLEAPENNGVLLSNFPTVSPTQGAPTVSGLLTFGTGGVSGLSELETNVNAMITASYNGNSSLKAFFDSGSNGFFIDNPTIPTCSSSSSLTGFFCGTATGQSATLTGTNTNTSVTLHFSIESAETLFSTGNQDFSSLGGPMSGYFDAGFPAFLSAQSSGQTTGQTIGLEYISSTSENGYFLYGTGN
- a CDS encoding DUF2844 domain-containing protein translates to MKKKRRIVLSIARVLLCLFFVLPGNARAGLDGNRTQIAADAQKLGLVAGPVTNENGYSTVTLTLPATSPLSMNGRKTLTVREFFDTGGTIFAVAWEGSLPPDLSVLLGDKITRVPQKNLSPYRHQLLVQTPDLKLRVIGTARFRAGNAWVPARLPPGFRTDQIRVLAP